Proteins co-encoded in one Polyangiaceae bacterium genomic window:
- a CDS encoding ATP synthase subunit I, with translation MNAKATTDSSNSGIAPVLWALGLVGAALTAGSFLYFGAKHGFSTGLGVLLAAGNLWVIAKVISGFLSPSEGKSKGGLFLVTLFKFAALFGGVFALLRLGAVDILALGVGYAALPLGIVLGQFKTVPTQVREGN, from the coding sequence ATGAACGCAAAGGCCACGACCGATAGCTCGAACAGCGGGATCGCTCCCGTGCTGTGGGCGCTCGGCTTGGTCGGCGCTGCGCTAACGGCGGGTTCCTTTCTCTACTTCGGTGCGAAGCATGGCTTCAGCACTGGCCTCGGCGTACTCCTCGCCGCAGGCAACCTGTGGGTCATCGCCAAGGTGATCAGCGGGTTCTTGAGTCCTTCCGAGGGCAAGTCCAAAGGTGGGCTGTTCCTCGTCACCCTGTTCAAGTTTGCCGCCTTGTTTGGCGGAGTGTTCGCCCTGCTCAGGCTGGGCGCCGTAGACATCCTCGCTCTCGGAGTGGGCTACGCCGCGTTGCCGCTCGGTATCGTACTCGGGCAGTTCAAGACGGTTCCCACTCAGGTGCGAGAAGGAAACTAA
- a CDS encoding non-canonical purine NTP pyrophosphatase, with the protein MPEALIHIVIATTDERKRAELQRLLADLPVAWLGVRELLGPDYQHPLGAGSSLEESARSKASAVCEATGMWCLSDASGLEVDALDGKPGARSEVFAHDRATDAENNAALLSALEDVHDEERHARFRAVLCLVSPWQGELELVDGSVAGRIARSAQGSGGFGYGPLLLLDELPGKTLSNISDAERDVYGHRARAVNALRPRLLRRLDALLDETERIAG; encoded by the coding sequence ATGCCCGAGGCGTTGATCCACATCGTCATCGCGACGACCGACGAGCGCAAGCGCGCAGAGCTGCAACGTCTCCTCGCGGATCTCCCGGTGGCTTGGTTGGGGGTGAGGGAGCTACTTGGCCCTGACTATCAGCATCCGTTGGGGGCCGGCAGTAGCCTCGAGGAGAGCGCGCGCTCCAAGGCCAGCGCCGTGTGCGAAGCCACTGGCATGTGGTGTTTGTCCGACGCTTCGGGGCTCGAGGTCGATGCGCTGGACGGAAAGCCGGGAGCGCGCTCCGAAGTGTTCGCTCACGATCGCGCGACCGATGCCGAAAACAACGCGGCCCTGCTCTCCGCCTTGGAGGACGTGCATGACGAGGAGCGCCACGCGCGTTTCCGTGCGGTGCTTTGCCTTGTCAGCCCCTGGCAGGGTGAGCTGGAGCTGGTGGATGGCTCCGTGGCCGGACGCATCGCTCGCAGCGCCCAAGGGAGCGGCGGCTTCGGCTACGGCCCGTTGCTGCTCCTCGACGAGCTTCCGGGAAAGACGCTCTCCAACATCAGCGACGCCGAGCGTGATGTTTACGGGCATCGAGCGCGAGCCGTGAACGCGCTGCGTCCACGGCTGCTTCGACGCCTCGACGCGTTGCTAGACGAAACCGAGCGCATCGCCGGCTAG
- a CDS encoding AtpZ/AtpI family protein yields the protein MQQNWKALGTVGTVGLEFVLSIAVGLWVGQKLDGWLGTGPWMTALWLVFGLVAGIRAIVRASAHLQRETEELERQEREERKRYHERKGHDR from the coding sequence GTGCAGCAAAACTGGAAAGCCCTCGGAACTGTTGGAACCGTCGGGCTCGAGTTCGTCCTCAGCATCGCCGTTGGACTCTGGGTTGGCCAGAAGCTCGATGGTTGGCTCGGGACCGGACCGTGGATGACCGCCCTCTGGCTGGTTTTTGGATTGGTCGCCGGCATCCGCGCCATCGTTCGCGCCTCAGCGCACCTGCAACGGGAAACCGAAGAACTAGAACGCCAAGAACGCGAAGAGCGCAAACGCTACCATGAACGCAAAGGCCACGACCGATAG
- the yccX gene encoding acylphosphatase — MALKQLHLIVRGRVQGVYFRASTQREARRLGLGGWVKNRADGSVEILAEGEEVSIRELFGWAQKGPTAARVERVDTRWRSFTGEFSDFRILS; from the coding sequence ATGGCCTTGAAACAACTGCATTTGATCGTTCGGGGTCGCGTCCAAGGCGTTTACTTTCGCGCATCGACCCAGCGCGAGGCTCGTCGGCTCGGCCTGGGAGGCTGGGTGAAGAACCGCGCTGATGGCAGCGTGGAGATCCTCGCTGAAGGGGAAGAAGTCTCGATTCGCGAGCTGTTTGGTTGGGCTCAGAAGGGGCCAACAGCCGCTCGCGTGGAACGCGTCGATACCCGCTGGCGTAGCTTCACCGGCGAATTCTCCGACTTCCGTATCTTGAGTTGA
- a CDS encoding ATP synthase F0 subunit C, translating into MSTKNKLALAIATVATFISSSAFAQAGAAANEWDTKGWMGLAAGIAIGLAVLGGALGQGRAAAAALEGISRNPGAASKIQTPMILGLALIESLVLFGFLVAFLLQSKITFGG; encoded by the coding sequence ATGTCCACCAAGAACAAGCTGGCCCTCGCCATCGCCACCGTTGCCACCTTCATCAGCTCCAGCGCGTTCGCCCAGGCGGGTGCAGCAGCCAACGAGTGGGACACCAAGGGCTGGATGGGCCTCGCCGCTGGTATCGCCATCGGCCTCGCCGTCCTCGGTGGTGCGCTCGGCCAGGGTCGCGCCGCTGCCGCCGCTCTCGAAGGCATCAGCCGTAACCCCGGCGCTGCCTCCAAGATCCAGACCCCGATGATTCTCGGTCTGGCTCTGATCGAGTCTCTGGTGCTCTTCGGCTTCCTCGTGGCGTTCTTGCTCCAGAGCAAGATCACCTTCGGCGGCTGA
- a CDS encoding (Fe-S)-binding protein, producing the protein MTSFKLPLLQHREAALETCAYCPKLCRAACPVADVESSETLTPWGKMGLAWYQARGSLELNSSYAATAWGCSGCYACRDHCDHKNPVAETLLDARAEAFVRGLEPPRARSIAKSEPKRRERREAALTALAEHPAVDPNAQSALLLGCAYANQEPELSRAALDVVLRVHGKVRLLSGCCGGVSRAAGDAETAEREERALAAAAESSKQLIVLDPGCAGGGRESGLRARGALTLVELVATRLDLLGRLDVPSGARWHDPCQLGRGLGVFEAPRAILTRILGEAPGEFARSREEAVCSGAGGLLPVTMPDASGRIAAARIADHEDAGGGTIVTGCASSLRRFKKSGAEALDIVDLIARSLAAGDA; encoded by the coding sequence ATGACCAGCTTCAAGCTTCCTTTGCTGCAACACCGTGAGGCAGCGCTCGAGACCTGCGCCTATTGTCCCAAGCTTTGCCGCGCGGCTTGCCCGGTGGCCGACGTCGAGTCGAGCGAGACATTGACTCCGTGGGGAAAGATGGGCCTCGCTTGGTATCAAGCGCGCGGTAGCCTCGAACTCAACTCGAGCTATGCCGCGACGGCGTGGGGCTGCTCGGGTTGCTACGCGTGTCGCGATCACTGCGATCACAAGAATCCCGTCGCGGAGACGCTGCTCGACGCTCGGGCAGAGGCTTTCGTGCGCGGGCTGGAGCCTCCTCGGGCGCGCAGCATCGCCAAGTCCGAGCCGAAGCGCCGTGAGCGACGCGAAGCTGCCCTAACTGCGCTCGCCGAGCATCCAGCGGTCGATCCGAACGCCCAAAGTGCGTTGCTCTTGGGCTGCGCCTACGCCAATCAGGAGCCTGAACTCTCCCGCGCCGCGCTGGACGTGGTGCTGCGTGTGCACGGCAAGGTGCGCCTGCTGAGCGGCTGCTGTGGTGGCGTTTCCCGAGCGGCGGGCGATGCGGAGACGGCGGAGCGCGAAGAGCGAGCCCTGGCCGCTGCCGCGGAGAGCTCCAAGCAGCTCATCGTGCTGGACCCTGGCTGTGCGGGCGGCGGTCGAGAGTCTGGACTACGCGCGCGAGGAGCGCTCACCCTGGTGGAGCTCGTCGCCACACGGCTGGATCTGCTGGGGCGCCTGGACGTCCCAAGCGGGGCCCGCTGGCACGACCCCTGCCAGCTTGGACGCGGTTTGGGGGTGTTCGAGGCGCCGCGTGCGATCCTGACTCGAATCCTTGGGGAAGCGCCGGGCGAGTTTGCGCGTTCCCGCGAAGAGGCAGTCTGCTCCGGAGCCGGAGGCCTATTGCCGGTGACCATGCCCGACGCATCGGGGCGCATCGCGGCAGCACGCATTGCGGATCACGAGGACGCAGGAGGCGGCACCATCGTCACTGGCTGCGCGTCGAGTCTGCGACGCTTCAAGAAGAGCGGCGCGGAGGCCCTCGATATCGTGGACTTGATCGCTCGGAGCCTCGCCGCGGGCGATGCTTGA
- a CDS encoding GAF domain-containing sensor histidine kinase, producing the protein MIPGVCDARASVSPGGPQWGFRGLIAAVSPRRAEVAGDEPRIAELKAALAREERISKALREVGSALGTTLDLDDLLELILDKLTDLLDADRATLYLLDEANRELVSRIVVGSRVRSIRVKVGHGIAGAVAQTGKPLRVADAYADPRFEPEWDMLTGYRTTSILAVPLKNHLGRTIGVIQVLNKHAGLAPGQPRRGETKAEKHAQPEFNGEDEAILSALSTQAAVAIDNSRLFLSLIQKNRQLLDAKEQLERGVRDLSLLFDLERATARAASLEDLARASLLEIARACDARGAALLVADEETGDLVEYVLDADATSEVQKLGVKSGDGFLAAAMGSQQVVRVSDAQQQTSYSERVEGAFPFEVENAVCVQLEGDGRPLGAMGLFSKQDGRDFGEEDISLLKLVSANVATAVRLFRASEARERSHRLTTIGRLLSGIIHDFKTPMTVISGYVQLMEAEDDRERRAEFAEAVLKQFDMLTSMQREVLEFARGERRVFVRKVYLHKFFADIASQLRLEFEGRPVELVFKVDNKVVARFDEGRVARAIHNLARNAVEAMGPRGGTLTISARKEAAAGAKTGSKKKPPEELVISVADTGPGIPAEIEDSLFQSFVTAGKEGGTGLGLAIVKKIVEEHEGSIEVESSSGGACFILKFPSEGPAPEPKANRSRATNRRPSVKTSLKST; encoded by the coding sequence ATGATTCCCGGTGTCTGCGATGCCAGGGCCAGTGTGTCACCGGGTGGACCGCAGTGGGGCTTCCGTGGTCTGATCGCCGCCGTGAGCCCGCGTCGCGCCGAAGTAGCTGGGGATGAGCCCCGGATCGCCGAATTGAAGGCGGCGCTGGCGCGCGAGGAGCGCATTTCGAAAGCGCTGCGAGAAGTCGGCTCGGCGCTCGGCACGACCCTCGACTTGGACGATCTGCTCGAGCTGATCCTCGACAAGCTCACGGACTTGCTCGATGCGGATCGCGCGACGCTCTACCTGCTGGACGAGGCGAATCGCGAGCTGGTGAGCCGCATCGTCGTGGGCTCCCGAGTGCGCAGCATCCGAGTCAAGGTGGGCCATGGCATCGCGGGTGCCGTCGCGCAGACCGGCAAGCCGCTGCGGGTGGCGGACGCGTACGCGGATCCTCGCTTCGAGCCCGAGTGGGACATGCTCACGGGTTACCGCACGACGAGCATCCTGGCGGTCCCGCTGAAGAACCACCTGGGGCGGACCATTGGCGTGATCCAGGTGCTGAACAAGCACGCTGGGTTGGCTCCCGGGCAGCCACGCCGCGGGGAAACAAAAGCAGAAAAGCACGCCCAGCCCGAGTTCAACGGTGAAGATGAGGCGATTCTGAGCGCGTTGAGCACCCAGGCGGCGGTGGCCATCGACAACAGTCGCCTGTTCTTGTCGCTGATCCAGAAGAACCGCCAGCTGCTCGATGCCAAGGAGCAGCTCGAGCGTGGTGTTCGTGACTTGTCACTGCTCTTCGACCTGGAGCGTGCCACCGCTCGCGCAGCCTCCCTCGAGGACCTGGCTCGCGCCTCGCTGCTGGAAATCGCGCGCGCTTGCGATGCGCGCGGCGCGGCGCTGCTGGTTGCTGATGAGGAGACTGGCGACCTGGTCGAGTATGTCCTCGACGCCGACGCGACCAGCGAAGTCCAGAAGCTGGGCGTGAAGTCCGGCGATGGTTTCCTCGCGGCAGCGATGGGCAGCCAACAGGTCGTACGTGTCAGCGACGCTCAGCAACAGACGAGCTACAGTGAACGGGTCGAGGGCGCGTTCCCGTTCGAGGTGGAGAACGCCGTTTGCGTGCAGCTCGAGGGAGATGGGCGCCCGCTCGGCGCCATGGGTCTTTTCAGCAAACAAGACGGTCGCGATTTCGGCGAGGAGGACATCTCGCTCCTGAAGTTGGTGAGCGCGAACGTCGCCACCGCTGTGCGGCTGTTTCGCGCGAGCGAGGCTAGGGAGCGGAGTCATCGGCTGACCACGATTGGCCGGCTCCTTTCCGGCATCATCCACGACTTCAAGACGCCGATGACGGTGATCAGCGGCTACGTGCAGCTGATGGAGGCTGAAGACGATCGCGAGCGCCGCGCGGAGTTCGCTGAGGCCGTGCTCAAGCAATTCGACATGCTGACCAGCATGCAGCGCGAAGTGCTGGAGTTTGCTCGTGGCGAGCGCCGGGTATTCGTGCGCAAGGTGTACCTCCACAAGTTCTTCGCCGACATCGCCTCCCAGCTGAGGCTCGAGTTCGAAGGTCGGCCGGTGGAGCTGGTGTTCAAGGTGGACAACAAGGTCGTGGCGCGCTTTGACGAGGGGCGCGTCGCCCGGGCGATTCACAACCTGGCGCGCAACGCGGTCGAGGCCATGGGGCCGCGCGGTGGCACCTTGACAATTTCTGCGCGGAAAGAGGCGGCGGCGGGGGCGAAGACGGGCTCCAAGAAGAAGCCACCCGAGGAGCTCGTGATCTCGGTAGCGGACACCGGGCCTGGCATCCCCGCCGAGATCGAAGACAGCCTGTTTCAGTCGTTCGTGACCGCAGGCAAAGAAGGCGGGACCGGCCTCGGCCTCGCCATTGTGAAGAAAATCGTGGAGGAGCACGAGGGATCGATCGAGGTCGAGTCATCGTCAGGGGGCGCGTGCTTCATCTTGAAGTTCCCCAGCGAGGGCCCTGCTCCTGAACCCAAAGCCAACCGATCTCGCGCTACCAATCGGCGGCCGAGCGTCAAGACGTCCCTGAAGAGCACTTGA
- a CDS encoding HAMP domain-containing protein produces MLDARRRTVATRVLLSYALVTLALAVMTGWGVVAQRRAAAEAELIRSGYLPLSLALRDAVHGQDSWNIQLNHITSARNPVDKRVWFDTALKAGRPKAFGEVRAALSRAFVRSDEPSVKAIGIELSREATQIEQSLGKDKEELAQLFDALARGDAERAESLRDNLVTRGSKGKRRLSDLETRVEKNVDTLLDRARARERLAIQLAFGLGVFTALVGLVAALYARRVLRPLALVTERAKAVAEGDLTPREVVPSNDEIGELAGTFETMVRAIARANEQLVSQERLATIGKMAALVTHEIRNPLSSIGLNVELLEEELEGADDETRSLLKAIKGELERLSALSEQYLSVARQRPTQLERENLSDVVEEALEFIRKDLARRGVVLHIDLDVTPPPVLLDEAQIKQALFNLVRNGADAMPEGGELWVSVKSDAADVLLVVEDIGSGIDPDARERLFEPFFSTKSQGTGLGLPITRQIIEAHGGEISVAAREPKGTRFTIRLPSCESERESSQRPLERAAETY; encoded by the coding sequence ATGCTTGACGCGCGCCGTCGCACGGTCGCCACGCGCGTACTGCTCTCCTACGCGCTGGTGACCCTTGCGTTGGCGGTGATGACCGGCTGGGGCGTGGTCGCGCAGCGTCGCGCTGCTGCGGAGGCAGAGCTGATTCGCTCGGGTTACCTCCCGCTGTCGTTGGCGTTGCGCGACGCGGTGCACGGGCAGGATAGTTGGAACATCCAGCTGAACCACATCACCAGCGCGCGTAACCCCGTGGACAAGCGCGTGTGGTTCGACACGGCGCTCAAGGCAGGCCGTCCCAAGGCCTTCGGTGAGGTGAGAGCGGCGTTGTCTCGTGCTTTCGTCAGGTCCGACGAGCCCAGCGTGAAGGCGATCGGGATCGAACTCTCGCGCGAGGCAACACAGATCGAGCAGTCCCTCGGGAAAGACAAGGAGGAGCTCGCCCAGCTCTTCGATGCGCTGGCTCGCGGCGATGCCGAGCGGGCTGAGTCACTGCGCGACAACCTGGTTACGCGCGGAAGCAAGGGCAAGCGGAGACTGAGCGATCTCGAGACGCGCGTGGAGAAGAACGTCGACACGCTTCTCGATCGCGCCCGCGCCCGGGAGCGACTGGCGATTCAGCTGGCGTTTGGACTTGGCGTCTTCACGGCCCTGGTTGGACTGGTCGCGGCGCTGTACGCGCGTCGCGTGTTGCGCCCCCTCGCGCTGGTCACCGAGCGCGCGAAGGCGGTGGCCGAGGGTGACCTCACCCCCCGCGAGGTCGTGCCCTCGAATGATGAGATCGGCGAGCTCGCAGGCACTTTCGAGACCATGGTGCGTGCCATCGCCCGCGCGAACGAGCAGCTCGTCAGTCAGGAACGCCTCGCGACCATCGGTAAGATGGCTGCGCTCGTCACCCATGAGATCCGCAATCCGCTCTCCAGCATCGGCCTGAACGTAGAGCTACTGGAGGAGGAGCTCGAAGGCGCAGATGATGAGACGCGCAGCTTGCTCAAGGCCATCAAAGGCGAGCTTGAGCGCCTCAGCGCGCTCTCGGAACAATACCTCTCCGTCGCGCGTCAGCGCCCAACTCAGCTCGAGCGCGAGAACTTGAGCGATGTGGTTGAAGAGGCCCTGGAGTTTATCCGTAAGGATCTAGCCCGACGGGGCGTCGTGCTTCACATCGACCTCGACGTCACACCCCCACCGGTGTTGCTCGACGAAGCGCAGATCAAGCAGGCGCTCTTCAACTTGGTGCGCAACGGCGCGGACGCGATGCCCGAAGGTGGCGAACTTTGGGTGAGCGTGAAGAGCGACGCCGCGGACGTGCTCTTGGTCGTGGAAGACATTGGAAGCGGGATCGATCCCGATGCGCGGGAACGCCTGTTCGAGCCGTTTTTCTCAACCAAGAGCCAGGGCACCGGATTGGGGCTCCCCATCACGCGTCAAATCATCGAAGCCCACGGCGGTGAAATCAGCGTCGCGGCTCGTGAACCCAAAGGCACCCGCTTCACCATCCGCCTCCCAAGCTGCGAGTCAGAACGCGAGTCCAGCCAGCGCCCCCTCGAGCGCGCCGCGGAGACCTACTAG
- a CDS encoding AarF/ABC1/UbiB kinase family protein yields the protein MVSLLTAARDLARVRDIARVLVRHGFGEIVYRTGLGRKKGKEKDPELDAELDAEEQKGAAEAKNMSSAVRARRVLEDLGPSFIKLGQIISTRTDVLPADLVRELKKLQDSVPPVAYEDIRRQIEHSLGAPIEDVFETFDAEPLAAASIAQVHRATLKTDEGVVKVAVKVQRPGIGDTVKSDVDILHGLAALVERTIPESKIYSPIGLVQQFDRAITSELDFSTEAENAIRFAENFEGYKQVKFPKVYKQASSKQVLTLEFLDGQKIYDAMASGHDGKKLARIAVDIVVKQIFEDGFFHADPHPGNVFIMGTPERPVFAMIDLGMVGRLSPRMRDLTVDLMVAAVRKDYEGIADALYAIGTKTKKVDMNAYRAEVSLLAEKYLGKQLKDIELSELIRDLVQGATKYGLEIPPDFMLVGKALMTIEGVGKEIDPELDVFNEVKPLFLEILRKRYSPERIGNELLRRVERLSGATYNVPQQLSELLDDIALGRLVVKTESLESKAITDRLGRRISSGVVSSALMLSGSWLVASEHHWLGGILMVLAVGLYLLHVSLDTLRSLRKK from the coding sequence GTGGTCTCACTGTTGACCGCCGCGCGCGACCTCGCGCGCGTGCGCGACATCGCGCGCGTCCTAGTTCGACATGGCTTCGGTGAAATCGTCTATCGCACCGGGCTCGGACGAAAGAAGGGCAAAGAGAAGGACCCGGAGCTCGACGCGGAGCTCGATGCGGAAGAGCAGAAGGGCGCCGCCGAGGCGAAGAACATGTCCTCCGCGGTGCGTGCGCGCCGTGTGCTCGAAGACCTGGGCCCGTCGTTCATCAAGCTCGGCCAGATCATCAGCACGCGCACCGACGTGCTCCCGGCGGACCTAGTTCGCGAGCTCAAGAAGCTCCAAGACTCCGTCCCCCCCGTTGCCTACGAAGACATCAGGCGACAGATCGAGCACTCCCTCGGTGCACCCATCGAAGACGTCTTCGAGACCTTCGACGCAGAGCCCCTCGCCGCCGCCAGCATCGCTCAGGTGCACCGCGCCACGCTCAAGACGGATGAAGGCGTGGTGAAGGTCGCGGTGAAGGTGCAGCGACCAGGCATCGGCGACACCGTGAAGAGCGACGTCGACATCCTCCACGGCCTCGCGGCGCTGGTCGAGCGCACCATCCCGGAGAGCAAGATCTACTCCCCCATCGGCTTGGTGCAGCAGTTCGATCGCGCCATCACCTCGGAGCTCGACTTCAGCACCGAGGCGGAGAACGCGATTCGCTTCGCAGAGAACTTCGAGGGCTACAAGCAGGTCAAGTTCCCCAAGGTCTACAAGCAAGCCTCGAGCAAGCAGGTGCTCACCCTGGAGTTCCTCGACGGACAAAAGATCTACGACGCGATGGCGAGCGGCCACGATGGCAAGAAGCTCGCGCGCATCGCCGTGGATATTGTCGTCAAGCAGATCTTCGAAGACGGCTTTTTCCACGCGGATCCGCATCCGGGCAACGTCTTCATCATGGGGACGCCGGAGCGGCCCGTCTTTGCCATGATCGACCTCGGCATGGTGGGGCGCCTCTCCCCACGCATGCGCGATCTCACGGTGGACCTGATGGTCGCGGCGGTGCGCAAGGACTACGAGGGCATCGCCGACGCGCTCTACGCCATCGGCACCAAGACCAAGAAGGTGGACATGAACGCGTACCGCGCGGAAGTGTCCCTCCTGGCGGAGAAGTACCTTGGCAAGCAGCTCAAGGACATCGAGCTCTCGGAGCTTATCCGCGACCTCGTTCAAGGCGCGACGAAGTACGGCTTGGAAATCCCACCGGACTTCATGCTGGTCGGCAAAGCCTTGATGACCATTGAAGGTGTGGGCAAGGAGATCGATCCGGAGCTCGACGTCTTCAACGAGGTCAAGCCGCTGTTCCTCGAGATCTTGCGCAAGCGCTACTCGCCGGAGCGCATCGGGAACGAGCTACTACGCCGGGTAGAGCGCCTGAGCGGCGCCACCTACAACGTGCCGCAGCAGCTGAGCGAACTGCTCGACGACATCGCCCTCGGCCGCCTGGTGGTCAAGACAGAGTCCCTCGAGAGCAAAGCCATCACGGATCGCCTTGGGCGCCGTATCTCGTCGGGCGTGGTGTCCTCGGCGCTGATGCTCAGCGGCTCTTGGCTGGTGGCTTCGGAGCACCACTGGCTGGGCGGCATCTTGATGGTGCTCGCCGTCGGCCTGTACCTGCTCCACGTGTCGCTGGATACGCTGCGTAGCCTGCGCAAGAAGTAG
- a CDS encoding cellulase family glycosylhydrolase: MAQRFRTLAVTALTLSLIACSSDSDPGGNTGGASGSGGVGGTAGNPSGGSAGSSASGGSSNGGTANGGNTNGGTANGGSGNAGNGGSSSGGTAGGAGTSAGGSAGSGPQQDTFYTSDGKIYDPCGEEFVMRGVNHPTMYVDRAGAALPEIAKTGANAVRLFWFGTHGVAINEAESAVQAAVDNQMVPILELHDSTCQWNLGDIQSYWTSSDAVSFIQKHQAHLIVNIANEASSPNDNAFASSYSSIVQAMRSAGIHVPLMIDAGRCGRDYQVLLDKGAELMNADPDHNLIFSAHLYDPLTRTQLAKLMDDFQAAKLPFIIGEFANREPPGCGATLDYGGLITEANTRGIGWLAWSWGDNDPNKRWNGDCAEFDMTETFAYDSLFGWGKEVAVSLPASIQNTSVRSSWVQSGTCN; this comes from the coding sequence ATGGCCCAACGATTTCGCACTCTAGCTGTCACCGCCCTGACTCTCTCCTTGATCGCTTGCTCTTCCGATTCGGATCCCGGCGGTAACACTGGTGGAGCCAGCGGCAGCGGAGGGGTCGGTGGCACCGCGGGCAACCCGAGCGGCGGATCCGCCGGTAGCAGCGCGAGCGGCGGCAGCAGTAACGGAGGCACTGCCAACGGAGGAAACACCAACGGAGGCACTGCCAACGGCGGCAGCGGCAATGCTGGAAACGGGGGTAGCTCCAGCGGGGGCACTGCCGGTGGCGCGGGAACGAGCGCTGGCGGCTCCGCTGGCAGTGGCCCGCAGCAAGACACCTTCTACACCAGCGACGGCAAGATCTACGATCCGTGCGGAGAAGAGTTCGTGATGCGCGGGGTGAACCACCCCACGATGTACGTGGACCGCGCCGGCGCGGCACTGCCTGAGATCGCCAAGACCGGAGCCAACGCCGTGCGCTTGTTCTGGTTCGGCACCCACGGCGTCGCCATCAACGAAGCTGAGTCCGCCGTGCAAGCGGCGGTCGACAACCAGATGGTGCCCATCCTGGAGCTCCACGACTCCACCTGCCAGTGGAACCTAGGAGACATTCAGAGCTACTGGACCAGTAGCGATGCGGTGAGCTTCATTCAGAAGCACCAGGCGCACCTGATCGTGAACATCGCCAACGAGGCTAGCTCACCAAACGACAACGCATTCGCCAGCAGCTACAGCTCGATCGTGCAAGCGATGCGTTCCGCAGGGATTCACGTACCGCTGATGATCGACGCGGGTCGCTGCGGTCGGGACTACCAAGTGCTGTTGGATAAGGGCGCTGAGCTGATGAATGCCGATCCGGATCACAACCTGATCTTCTCCGCGCACCTCTACGATCCGCTCACGCGCACTCAGCTCGCGAAGCTGATGGACGACTTCCAGGCGGCCAAGTTGCCTTTCATCATCGGCGAGTTCGCGAATCGCGAGCCGCCGGGATGCGGCGCAACTCTGGACTACGGGGGCTTGATCACCGAGGCCAACACGCGCGGTATCGGCTGGCTCGCATGGTCGTGGGGAGACAACGATCCAAACAAGCGCTGGAACGGCGACTGCGCCGAGTTCGACATGACGGAGACCTTCGCTTACGACTCGCTGTTCGGTTGGGGCAAGGAGGTCGCTGTGAGTCTACCCGCGAGCATCCAAAACACTTCGGTGCGTTCGTCATGGGTGCAGAGCGGGACGTGTAACTAG
- the atpB gene encoding F0F1 ATP synthase subunit A has translation MGHYSWLTLLLEKFKGNLSRNAHMLGESFVGNRHGTWEDFEPITASLLIAVLLILIGMRVRSKLTKLEEAVVPDDELTLRTFMEAFLGYFYDLAKSVMDADRAKKYFPLIASSACFVFFANLMALIPGMPVPTSNLSITAGSALVVFVAFNAYGIMVNGGAYIKHLAGPSPMLAPLMFPIEVISLCVRPVTLAVRLMVNMAVDHLVLTTFMALVAIIVPIPVMLLGCIVVVVQTLVFTLLTTIYIGLATEDMHHHH, from the coding sequence ATGGGTCACTACAGCTGGCTGACGCTTCTTCTCGAGAAGTTCAAAGGCAACCTGAGCCGCAACGCTCACATGCTTGGCGAGTCCTTCGTGGGTAACCGCCACGGCACGTGGGAAGACTTCGAGCCGATCACTGCGAGCCTGCTCATCGCCGTCTTGCTGATCCTCATCGGCATGCGCGTGCGCAGCAAGCTGACGAAGCTCGAAGAGGCCGTGGTGCCCGATGACGAGCTTACCCTGCGGACCTTCATGGAGGCCTTCCTCGGCTACTTCTACGACCTCGCAAAGAGCGTCATGGATGCCGACCGCGCCAAGAAGTACTTCCCGCTGATCGCTTCCTCCGCGTGCTTCGTGTTCTTCGCCAACCTGATGGCGCTGATCCCCGGCATGCCGGTTCCCACCAGCAACCTCAGCATCACCGCTGGTAGCGCGCTGGTGGTCTTCGTCGCCTTCAACGCCTACGGCATCATGGTGAACGGCGGCGCGTACATCAAACACCTCGCAGGCCCCTCGCCGATGCTGGCGCCGCTGATGTTCCCCATCGAGGTGATCTCGCTCTGCGTGCGCCCGGTGACCCTCGCCGTTCGACTCATGGTCAACATGGCGGTGGACCACTTGGTGCTCACCACGTTCATGGCGCTCGTCGCCATCATCGTGCCGATTCCGGTCATGTTGCTCGGCTGCATCGTGGTCGTCGTGCAGACGCTGGTCTTCACGCTGCTGACCACGATCTACATCGGTCTCGCAACCGAAGACATGCACCACCACCACTGA